From one Bifidobacterium sp. WK012_4_13 genomic stretch:
- a CDS encoding DeoR/GlpR family DNA-binding transcription regulator: MISSQRQHLILSRLRTRGAVRITALSEELGVSAMTIRRDIADLADKGLLKRVHGGAVTTSSLLAEPLFSVKSQMDIGLKDAIAREAVNYVSPGDVIAIGGGTTAYVFAQHLLESRRSSGITILTNSLPVAELVQALESKDVEVIVTGGVISRSNSLVGPIADKVVASLRVNTVFLGTHSVSIPRGFLMPNSLEAATDMAMMQIADKTIILTDHTKWSSTSLSLFAGFSDVEAVITDDELDPEDSQRTKELVKTLVLAHQNSAEDNSEERDNVDE; this comes from the coding sequence ATGATATCCTCACAGCGTCAACATCTCATCCTCAGCAGATTGCGTACCAGGGGAGCGGTGCGCATCACCGCCCTCTCGGAGGAGCTCGGTGTATCAGCGATGACGATTCGCAGAGATATCGCTGACCTGGCGGACAAGGGATTGCTCAAGCGCGTTCATGGTGGGGCGGTCACGACAAGCTCTCTTCTTGCAGAGCCGCTGTTTTCAGTCAAGTCGCAGATGGACATCGGTCTGAAGGATGCCATAGCCCGCGAGGCTGTCAACTATGTCTCTCCCGGAGACGTGATCGCTATTGGCGGCGGCACGACCGCCTATGTCTTTGCCCAGCATCTGCTTGAAAGTCGGCGTTCGTCGGGAATCACCATTCTTACCAACTCGTTGCCGGTTGCGGAGCTCGTGCAGGCTCTCGAAAGCAAGGATGTCGAAGTGATCGTCACGGGTGGGGTGATCAGCCGCTCAAATTCCTTGGTCGGTCCGATCGCGGACAAGGTCGTTGCCTCGCTCAGGGTCAACACGGTATTTCTTGGGACCCACTCGGTGTCGATTCCACGGGGCTTCCTGATGCCCAATTCGCTGGAGGCTGCGACGGACATGGCAATGATGCAGATTGCGGACAAGACGATCATCCTGACCGACCACACCAAATGGAGCAGCACCTCGCTATCCCTGTTTGCGGGATTCAGCGATGTCGAGGCTGTGATCACCGATGACGAGCTTGATCCTGAAGACTCACAGAGAACAAAGGAATTGGTCAAGACGCTGGTTCTTGCCCATCAGAATTCAGCTGAAGACAACAGCGAGGAAAGGGATAATGTCGATGAGTGA
- a CDS encoding quinone-dependent dihydroorotate dehydrogenase produces the protein MAYVSQSFAHDKLNKLSTDMFTFAYKHAFKPFIFNETPDVAHDQMISFCRVAGKVPPLMWALGEMIDYTDPMLESEVMGIHFDNPFGLSAGLDKNCDLSTVLDAAGFGFETVGSTTSRPCPGNARPWFHRLPEYDSMLVHVGLANDGSEYVIPRVERAHTQAKSMKMSISIARTNDDHTGDIDEGIEDYRISLERAANRSSIVEINISCPNTRAGEPFNENPDNLDRLFSELDKVEHSQPLLVKMPLNKTWEEFQGLLDVLVSHDVQGVTLANLQKDRTGLNVPQSWLGGLSGGPCYVASNDTIGKVYQQYGDKLTIAGVGGVFTPQQAYAKIRNGSSLVMFVSSLMYRGPQQITTLKRGLVDLLRKDGFANVSEAVGANFR, from the coding sequence ATGGCCTACGTATCCCAATCTTTTGCACATGACAAACTCAACAAGCTCAGCACTGACATGTTCACCTTTGCATACAAGCATGCCTTCAAACCGTTCATTTTCAACGAGACGCCGGATGTCGCGCACGATCAGATGATTTCCTTCTGCCGCGTGGCCGGCAAGGTCCCACCGCTGATGTGGGCGCTCGGCGAGATGATCGACTACACAGATCCGATGCTCGAATCGGAGGTCATGGGAATTCACTTCGACAACCCATTCGGACTCTCCGCGGGCCTGGACAAGAACTGCGACCTCTCGACCGTCCTCGATGCGGCAGGATTCGGCTTTGAAACGGTGGGATCCACGACTTCCCGCCCATGCCCGGGAAACGCGCGCCCATGGTTCCACCGTCTTCCAGAATATGATTCCATGCTGGTTCATGTCGGATTGGCCAATGACGGCTCCGAATACGTCATTCCCCGCGTCGAAAGGGCGCACACGCAGGCGAAGAGCATGAAGATGTCGATTTCCATCGCTCGCACCAATGACGACCACACAGGTGACATCGACGAGGGAATAGAGGATTACCGCATTTCCCTGGAACGCGCAGCCAACAGATCCTCAATCGTCGAAATCAATATTTCCTGCCCCAATACCCGCGCAGGCGAACCATTCAACGAAAATCCCGATAACCTCGACCGTCTCTTCTCCGAACTCGACAAGGTTGAGCACTCCCAGCCCCTGTTGGTCAAGATGCCTCTGAACAAGACCTGGGAGGAATTCCAAGGGCTGCTCGACGTCCTTGTCAGCCACGACGTTCAAGGCGTGACTTTGGCTAATCTGCAGAAGGATCGGACTGGGCTCAATGTGCCACAAAGCTGGCTCGGAGGCCTTTCCGGAGGGCCCTGCTACGTTGCCAGCAATGACACCATAGGCAAGGTGTATCAGCAGTATGGCGACAAACTTACCATCGCCGGAGTCGGTGGCGTGTTCACGCCGCAGCAGGCATATGCCAAGATCCGCAACGGTTCAAGCCTTGTCATGTTCGTTTCTTCCTTGATGTACCGGGGACCGCAGCAAATCACGACATTGAAGCGCGGCCTGGTCGACCTGCTGCGCAAGGACGGCTTTGCGAACGTATCAGAGGCAGTCGGAGC
- the galT gene encoding galactose-1-phosphate uridylyltransferase — protein sequence MSDAQSELNRYKVYRQGEYASEHIRITPTTLADGRDFFYMDDDPEYVSGAKTRELHDPRPLTDRFEPQKDADGNLVPIQAPQMRRDPLTGDWIPMATARMNRPITAGPGAVASGNPLAARKPGDPYQDGEIPDTDYDVVVFENRFPSMMQVPGEPDRVTYVDDNPLWAKSTANGRCEVVCFDPNEQALPADLPISRIRTIVEAWAFRTAEISAIDGIQQIFPFENHGQEIGVSLAHPHGQIYCYPFIAPKMEQELKHTEAYFEKNGSNLLKDMLDAELEAKERIIFRNRTWVAYVPAAARWPLEVHVAPVRDGILTIDQLNDDERWGLAQMYSTLLRRGNAFFDKGDGKGMDLPYISAWHQAPIHDGRRDHYRLNLQFFSFRRAANKIKYLAGSESGMAAWISDTTPEKIAARFHELGPMDLEAERS from the coding sequence ATGAGTGACGCTCAGTCAGAATTGAACCGATATAAGGTATACAGGCAGGGCGAATATGCCTCGGAGCACATTCGCATAACACCGACGACTCTTGCCGATGGCCGTGACTTCTTCTACATGGACGACGATCCGGAATACGTTTCCGGTGCGAAGACTCGTGAACTCCACGATCCTCGCCCTCTGACAGACCGCTTTGAGCCGCAGAAGGATGCGGACGGCAATCTTGTTCCGATTCAGGCCCCGCAGATGCGCCGCGACCCTCTCACGGGTGACTGGATTCCAATGGCCACTGCCCGGATGAACCGTCCCATCACCGCAGGGCCAGGTGCGGTTGCATCCGGCAACCCCCTTGCGGCCAGGAAGCCAGGAGATCCGTACCAGGATGGCGAGATTCCCGACACCGATTACGACGTCGTGGTATTTGAGAACCGCTTCCCGTCAATGATGCAGGTTCCCGGTGAGCCTGACAGAGTGACGTATGTCGACGACAACCCGCTTTGGGCGAAAAGCACCGCGAACGGCCGCTGTGAGGTGGTCTGCTTCGATCCTAACGAGCAGGCGCTCCCCGCTGACCTGCCGATCTCAAGAATTCGCACGATAGTCGAGGCATGGGCGTTCCGGACAGCCGAGATTTCGGCCATCGATGGCATCCAGCAGATATTCCCGTTCGAGAATCATGGCCAGGAGATAGGCGTATCGCTTGCCCACCCGCACGGACAGATCTATTGCTATCCCTTCATCGCTCCAAAGATGGAGCAGGAGCTGAAGCATACCGAGGCATACTTCGAAAAGAATGGCTCCAACCTGCTCAAGGACATGCTTGACGCCGAGCTGGAAGCCAAGGAACGCATCATCTTCCGCAATCGCACCTGGGTCGCATACGTTCCCGCTGCCGCTCGCTGGCCTTTGGAAGTCCATGTCGCACCTGTCCGTGACGGCATCCTCACCATCGACCAACTGAACGACGATGAGCGTTGGGGTCTTGCGCAGATGTATTCCACACTGCTCAGGCGTGGAAATGCATTCTTCGACAAGGGCGATGGCAAGGGCATGGATCTGCCATACATCTCCGCGTGGCATCAGGCTCCTATCCATGACGGGCGTCGTGATCATTACCGCCTGAACCTGCAGTTCTTCTCATTCAGAAGGGCCGCGAACAAGATCAAGTATCTTGCAGGATCCGAATCGGGAATGGCCGCATGGATCTCCGACACGACACCGGAGAAGATCGCCGCCCGTTTCCATGAACTTGGACCAATGGACCTTGAAGCCGAGAGGAGCTGA
- a CDS encoding polyprenol monophosphomannose synthase, translating to MPTYDEAENLGPTLANVFALNPNVDVLVVDDDSPDGTGRVADFLAQGDGRIHVLHRQSKQGLGPAYIDGFHWGLSHGYDVICEMDMDGSHRAEDLARMLAVLNRNPGVDLVIGSRRVEGGQTINWSGTRNAISRLGSCYARLMLGLPVRDMTAGFRAYKADILRTIDLDEINANGYVFQIDMTRRVAAAGGVIREVPIAFVERTRGESKMTRSIVIEAMAKVTLWGLQRFGKGSR from the coding sequence ATGCCTACATACGACGAGGCGGAAAATCTTGGGCCGACCCTGGCAAATGTCTTTGCCCTCAATCCAAACGTCGACGTGCTGGTCGTCGATGACGATTCTCCGGATGGGACGGGGCGGGTGGCCGACTTTCTCGCGCAGGGCGACGGACGCATCCATGTGCTTCACCGCCAGAGCAAGCAGGGGCTTGGACCGGCATACATCGATGGGTTCCATTGGGGATTGTCTCACGGATACGACGTGATCTGCGAGATGGACATGGATGGGTCTCACCGTGCCGAGGATCTGGCGCGCATGCTGGCTGTGCTGAATCGAAATCCTGGCGTTGACCTGGTCATCGGCTCTCGCCGCGTGGAAGGCGGTCAGACAATCAACTGGTCAGGGACACGAAACGCGATTTCGCGTCTCGGCTCATGCTATGCAAGGCTTATGCTCGGTCTTCCGGTGCGAGACATGACTGCCGGCTTTCGTGCGTACAAGGCGGACATATTGCGCACCATCGACCTTGACGAGATCAACGCGAACGGCTACGTCTTCCAGATTGACATGACTCGACGAGTCGCAGCTGCCGGCGGCGTGATCCGGGAGGTCCCGATCGCATTCGTCGAGCGCACCAGAGGCGAATCGAAGATGACTCGCTCCATCGTCATCGAGGCAATGGCGAAGGTCACGCTCTGGGGTCTGCAGCGCTTCGGGAAAGGCAGCCGCTGA